The nucleotide window AAGGTGGTCGAGCTGGGCCTGGCGAATATGAATGAAGAAGCCACCAAGGTCCTCATGAAAGAGGCGTTGCCGTCACAACGTGCCTGGCTCATTACCTTGAGCGAGCTGGCGGACTTTGAATTCAAAGCGAGTGAAGACGCGGCCAAGGTGGCGGAGGAGCAGTACCAAAGCGCGCGCACGATGATGCTGGCGCTGAGTGCGCTGGCCATTGCAGCGGGCATTGCAGCCGCGTTTTTTATCACCCGCTCGATAGTGTCCCCTATCACCACGGCCGTGCTGTTGGCGCAGACAGTGGCAGCGGGTGATCTGACATCGCGCATCGATGTCAGTTCGCGGGATGAAACAGGGCAACTGCTCTCCGCGATGCGGGACATGCAGGACAGCTTGGTGAAGGTGGTGTCGACCGTGCGTGCGGGCTCCGAGTCTGTGGCCACGGCCAGCTCGCAGATCGCGCAGGGCAACCATGACCTGAGCCAGCGCACCGAAGAGCAGGCCAGCGCCCTGGAAGAGACAGCAGCATCGATGGAAGAGCTGGGCTCCACCGTCAAACAAAACGCCGACAACGCGCGCCAGGCCAACCAGTTGGCCCAGAGTGCGAGCACGGTGGCGATCAAGGGCGGTGAAGTGGTGGCGCAGGTGGTGGACACCATGAAGGGCATCAACGACAGCTCCAAGAAGATCGTGGACATCATCAGCGTGATCGATGGCATCGCCTTTCAGACCAACATCCTGGCGCTGAACGCGGCGGTCGAAGCGGCGCGGGCCGGGGAGCAGGGTCGTGGTTTTGCCGTGGTGGCGTCCGAAGTGCGCAGCCTGGCGGGGCGCAGTGCCGAAGCCGCCAAAGAGATCAAGTCGCTGATCTCGGCGAGTGTGGAGCGGGTGGAAGAAGGCTCCGCGCTGGTGGATCAGGCGGGCACCACCATGAATGAAGTGGTGAGCTCGATCCGCCGGGTCACCGACATCATGGGCGAGATCAGCGCGGCCAGCAATGAGCAGAGCCAGGGCGTGAGCCAGATCGGCGAAGCGGTGCAGCAGATGGACCAGGTCACGCAACAAAATGCGGCGCTGGTGGAAGAGATGGCCGCCGCCGCGTCCAGCCTCAAAGGCCAGGCACAGGACCTGGTGGGTACTGTGGCGTCCTTCAAGCTGGCATAAGGCTCACGCCGCTGCGGCGGCGCGGGCTTTCATCCGGTCGATCTTGGGTTTCATGTAGAAGCCCATGAACAGGCCAATCACCAAGCCAATCGGCAACGAGCGGCTGAACGCGAGCCACCAGAAGCGGGCCAGCGTGGCGTCCCACGGGCTGTTGATGAGCGCAATGACCAGGGCCAGCACGCTTTCAATGACACACGCAGTCAGCAGCGACACCAAGAGCTTGCGCCAGAACGGCGCCAGGCGCGGCAGCAGCACCGCGGCCACATGCTCCAGATGGCCAATACCCATGAGGATGAGCGGCAGCACGACCAGGCTGGCGACAAAGTTGCGCGCCCAGGTGGCAGGAAACGCATCGCCCAGCCCCACGTTGGCCCAGGTCATGAAAGCACTGAGCAGCAGCGCCACGGTAGGCAGGATGAGGATATGGGGAAAGAGTTTGCGCACGGGAGAGGTTGGCAGCGGCGGCCATATAGTTGACAATCTCAACATTGTAGCCCTTATTGGTTGATATTGTCAACCAAATACGCCCATGCCTGTCACGCCCTCCAAGTCTTCTGCCGTGCCGCTGGCCGACCCTGCGGCCTCTGTACCAACCTTCGTCGCGTTCATGACGGCGTTTGGGGAGGCCCAGCAGTTGCTCAAAACACGCATGCAAAACGACGCCGAGCAGGGCCTGGGGCCGCTGCACCTGCGCGCGCTGTGCCTGTGCCAGCGCAACCCGGGCGCGCCGCAACAGCAACTGGTGCAGTCGCTCACCCGTGACAAGGGGCAGATCGCGCGGCTGATCCGCGATCTGGAAGAGCGCGGCCTGCTGGTGCGCACACCCGACGCGCGCGACGGGCGGGTCTGGCTGCTGACGGTGACGCCCGAGGGCGATAAAAAATGCGCCTGGTTTTCCGCACTGGAAGCCAGCGTGGCGCATGACCTGCTGGGTTCGCTGAGCGCGGCCGACAGCAAGCGGCTCAACCAAGTGCTGCAAACAGTGCAGGCGCAGCTGGACCGGCTGGGTAGCGATGTGTGAAAAGCGCTATTTATTTATAGAAATACAAAATTCTTTAATTTCTGTAGATTTATAGATATTTACAGACTATGAGAAGTGATTGCGTAGCGTCAGGCAGCAAGCAATTTATTTATAGATTTGATTAAATTATTTAATTTGCTAACATCTATGAATGCCAGCACAAAACACTAGACCCTCTGACTACCCGCAAGCCGTTGTCCAGCAGATTGCGTTGCTGGCGCAAAACATCGTCATTGCACGCAAGCGGCGCAAGGAGACGCAGGCGCAGTGGGCCAAGAAGCTGGGGGTTTCGCAGCCCACCATGGCGCGCATCGAAAGTGGGGACCCTTCGGTGGCCATGGCCTCGTATGTGATGTGCATATGGCTGATCAGCCCGTCCGCCACGCTGGCCGACCTGATCGCCCCGCAGCAGGACCAAGCGGCGTTGGAGCGCGAGATTGTGCGCATCCAATCGCGCGGTACACGCGTGGCTCTTGGTTCCGCGATTAAAGATATCGGCATAGGCGCAGCGCTCACAACCCGCATCGGTGCCACGCAAACCGCATCCGGACTGGCCGCATTGATCGCGGCACAGGGACTGGGCAAGCCCAAATGAATACTCCAGACATCCAGCCCGGCAGCTATGTGCCGCAAGACCGGCTCTACGTGTGGGCGCTGGTCAACCCTGCCAGCCCCGCGCTGGTGGGCGAGCTGCGGCTCTCGCCGCTGGTGCCCGACTGTGCCGTGTTTACCTATGCGCCCGCGTGGTGGAACTTCTCCCTGAGCGAAGACCTTCCGCTGATTGCCGGGCAAGACTTCAGCGTGGGGGAGCGCAGCAGCGTACCCGGCGCACTGGACGATGCGCGGCCTGACCGCTGGGGCGAACGCATCATCCGGCACATCGAACGCCCAGCCCGGCTGTCGGTGCTGGAGATGCTGCTGTTTGCGGGGGACGACCGGTTTGGGGCGCTGGGCATTTCGGTCTCTGCAGAGCAGTACATCCCGCGCCGCATCGGCCCTTACCCGCAACTGAGCGACCTGGCGCAACTGGCCCAGGCAGTGGAGGACGTTCAACAACAGGCACCTATCACGCCGCAGATCCAGCGTTTGGTGCAGCCAGGCGTTACCTTGGGCGGCGCGCGGCCCAAGGCTTTGCTGCAAACGCCCGACGGCCCGTGTGTGGTGAAGTTCAGCGAGCTGGACGACCCGGTAGACACGCCCTGCATAGAACACGCCACCATCACATTGGCCGCCACGGCGGGCATCACGGTCGCGTCCACAGGCTTACTGACACTGCCACCGCGCCATGGCAAGGCGCGCCATGCATTGACGATTCAGCGCTTTGACCGGCAGGGCACGCTGCGGTTGCATTGCCTGTCTGCCCACACCGTGCTGCGCGCAGCGCGCTTGCCTGAGAGCTACAGCGCGCTGGCCACCGTGTTGCTGCGCCTGGGCCACCCGGACCGTCAGGCTGCGATGCGCGAAGAGCTGTTCAAACGCATGGTGTTCAACATCCTCATGGACAACACGGACGACCATGAGCGCAACCATTGCCTGCGCCTGGGTTTTGACGGCTACTATGAACTGGCCCCGGCATTTGATGTAGTGCCCAGCATGCAGAACCTGGGTTACCAGGCGATGGTGGTGGGCGCACGGGGCACCGAGTCCACACTGGAAAATGCGCGGTCGGAGCACAAGGAATTTGGCATCTCCGCGCCACGTGCCCTCACATTGGTAGCAGACGTTGCACGTGCCGTAGACCGGTGGCAGGCGCATTTTCTGCAACTGGGCGTGTGTGCTGCAGACATGGCGCTGCTGCAAGCCAGCATCGACCGCGACGCCTTGCGGCTGCAGCGCAAAGAATTTTGCTCCTAATTTGATAGCTTCTTGCGCACATTCCACGGGGGCTGGAGCCCGATTTTTTGCCTAAACGCACCTTGGCTAGGTCTGCAGCGTCAGCAGCGCTTTAGCCCGCCCTAGGTCTACCGCGTGGCCTTCTGACAGGTCCAGAAAGTACGCCGACTGCCAGGCCTGTGTGGTCTGCGCCTGGCGGCTGGTGGTGGTGTCCCACGGCGGGTAGACACGCAGGGCGCGTTTGCCACCCACACCGTTTTTCGCCACCACGTCGTGTGCTGCGAGCGCCGCTTTGGGAAACACAAACTGGCCGAAATGCGGCCCGCTGCGGGCGCTGACCACAAACACGTCGATCGGGTCGCCCTGCTCAAACGGCTGTATGGGGCCGCGTCCCACACGTTTCCACAGCGTGACGAACTGGCCCACTTTGGTGGGCGTGGTTTTGGCGACGCGAAAACACACCCGAAGATCACCCAGGCGCAGGGTGTGGGCGGCGTAGTCGGCGCTCTCGGCCTCGGGCAATACGTCGGTACAAGCAAGGCCAATGGGCGCGTAGGCCAGGGCCTGCGCGGCCAGCAGATCGGGGTGGCTCATGCGGGCACGGGTGCCAACAGCGCCAGTTGCTGCGCAGTAAAGGGGTCCGCGGGCAAAAAGGTTTCCAGCGCCAGCTCTTGCAGCGTGATGTCCATGGGGGAGCCAAAAATGGTGACGGTGCTGATGAAGCTCAGCACGCCCTGGCTGCTTTGCAATTGGAACGGCATGACCACACCGCGCGTCTCGCCCTGCAGGTGCAGGCCGTCGGGCGCGTGGTGGGCGCTGTAGGTGTGCAGCTCGGCCATCAGCGCTTTGAGCTGCGTGTCTTGGGTGTTCTGGATTTGTTGTTGCAGGCGGGCAAAGAGGTGGTGCTTCCACTGCGCGAGGTTGAGGATGCGCGGGGCCAGACCCTGCGGGTGCAGACTCAGGCGCAGCACGTTGACAGGGTGTTGCAGCAGTTCAGGCGCCACATCGGTCAGGAACACGGGGACCATGCGGTTGGCGACCACCAGGTTCCAGTGGCGGTCCATCGCGAGTGCGGGGTTGGGTTCGTGGCAGCGCAGTATCAAATCGACCGCGGCGCGGGCCTCGGCCATGTCGGGGTGGTCCAGCGGGCGTTCGCGGTACATGGCGGCGTAACCGGCGCTGGTGAGCAGTGCGTTGCGCTCGCGCAGGGGCACGTCCAACCGTTCGGCCAGGCGCAACACCATGTCGCGGCTGGGCACGGAGCGGTCGGTCTCCAGAAAACTGACGTGGCGGGTGGAGATTTCGGCCTGGTGCGACAGATCGAGCTGACTCATGCGCCGGTGTTGCCGCCAGTGGCGCAGGTGCTGGCCAAAGCTGCTGTGCGCAGTGGTGGATGGCGTGGCAGACGTGGGAGGCAGGGCAGACATGGGCGCATATTAGCGGCGCAAACCCGCTTTGTGGCACACCCGCCATGACCTGTCAGGTAATGGACGCGCCGCGCCGCAAGCCGGAGCATGCAGGCTTCTTCAACCGCAAAGGAGTTCTCCATGACTGGCTACGCATCTTCTCAATCTACTTCCTCCACCCTGCCCGCAGGCACAGCGCGCTACCCGGCGTGGCTGCGCACGGTGCTGTGGGTGGATGGCATCACCGGCTTGGCATCCGGGCTCATGGGTCTGGCCGCGTCTGACTTGCAGGCCACGCTGCTGGGCCTGCCTGGAGCACTGGTACAGGCTAGCGCCATGGTGGTGCTGGTGTTTGTGGCGCTGATCGCTGTGCTGCTGGCCAAGTCGCAGGTGCCTGCGCTGGGCTTGCGCACGCTGGTGGTGGGCAATGCACTGTGGGTGGCGGCCAGCGTGATGGTGGTGGAGCTGCACTGGCCCACGCTGAACGCGCTGGGTGTGGCCTATGTGCTGCTGCAGGCCGGTTTTGTGGGGGCGCTGGCGTACCTGCAGGCCCGGGCGATGCGACGCTGAGAGACCGCAGAAAGCGCGCCTATGCGCAATGCTGTTACTCCTTTTTTAGGAGCTACTCACGCACTATCTATGAGGGCTACAGGCCAATTTGGCCTAAATTGTCTGCGGCGATTTGTCTGAAGCCTGCTGATATGCGCACGTCTACTGCGACTGCCGCCCAGAAGCTGCGGGCCAGGGCCAGGGCCTCTGCCCACACGGGGAGCGTGGCGGCGGTGGGTTGCAGGGGGCGCTCTGCAAAGTTGCGTGGCACGAGTTCGCCGCCGACGGGGGCGTAGTGCATGGGCAGCATGTCGTAGGCGGGGGCCAGCACCCAGTCGTCGTCTTGCAGCAGCAAGGAGATGTTGCCGTAGTGGCGGTCGGTGTTGGCGATGAGCACGCCATAGGCCTCCAGCAGGCGCAGGGTGCGGGCGTCTTCCGGGCGCAGCAGTTGGCGCTCTTGCATGCGGTTGGCGGTGGCGGCCCAGTTGTCCATCGCGCCCACGTATTCGGCGTCGTACACCATCAACGAGACCATGCCCACGCGGCCCGAGGCAGTGCGGTCAAAGCGCTCGGCCTCCAGAAACACGCGGCCGGCGCCGGTGAAGATTTGCGTTTTGGCGGCGCTGACGCCTGCATCGGCCAGCGTCTTTAACGCGAGGTGCTCACACACCAGCAGGTCGCGCGTGCGCTGGTCGGTGGGTGCATCGCCTGCGGGCGAAAACTTGACCAGAACAGCGCGCCCGGCGGTGGTCGTACAAAACTTGGGCTGCTCGCCCCCGGCGGATGAGCCGCCCAGGGTGCCTTGCATCGCAGCGTCGGCCAGGGCGGGGTAATCGTCTGCCGAGGCGGCGCGGCTGGCGCGCTCTCGCAGCGTGTGAAAGCGTGCAAAGGCGGGCTCGCCCACCACCAGATTGCCGGGCAGGTCGTCGCCATACAGGGCCAGGGCGCGCAGTACGTCGTCGTCGCTCCAATAGCGGGGGTCGTTGCCCAACTGCAAATCCGGGTGGCTGTGCGCAAAGGTGCGGCCCATGAAGCCCTGCGGGCGCATGTCGTCGAGAAACCAGGGCAGGCCGTCAAAGCGTTTGCTCAGGCCGTCCTCTTCATCCACCCACACCGCGCCGCTGGCCAGTGGCACCAGGCGCGCAAAGGGACTGGGCTGACCCTGTGCGTCAATGCGCATGACCGGAATGCTGCGCCCCACATCGCGCACAGTACGTGGCAGCACGTAGCGCCGTTTGCGCGCGGCCCCGACCTTTTGCACTTCGCCAGACTGGATGAGTGGCGCCATGGCGCGCGACACGGTAGGCTGGCTGACGCCGAGCTGGGCCTGCAGCTCGGCGCTACTGAGCGCGCCGCCCTGGCGCAGTAAGGCCTGGAGTATGGTTTGGGCAAGGTCGGCGGGACGGGGCATGAATGATTATATGAATAGATAATTTCAACTAAAAGTTATTTAACAACAATGGTTTAGATAGAATTGTGAATAGATTTTTATGAACACGCAGTCCATACCTGCAGCACACGCTGTGTCGCGCCTGCGCACCACGCGGCTGGCGCGCAGCACCAAGCCCTTTCTCGCGCGTGGCGGCTCGGATGTGCCGCGCTGCGCGGGCTGCCGCCTGGTCGTGAGCCACTGCCTGTGTGCGGAGCGCCCGGTGGTGGCCACCAACGCGGGCATGTGCCTGATCATGGCGGACATCGAGCCGCTCAAGCCCAGCAACACGGGCTGGCTGATTGCCGATGTGGTGGCCGACACCTTTGCCTTTGGCTGGGCGCGCACCGAGGTGGACCCCGCGCTCTTGGCCCTGCTGGCCGATCCGCAGTGGCAGCCGTATGTGGTGTTTCCCGGTGAGTTTGTGGCGGCTGAACGGGTGGTGACGCAGCTGATCGAACACCACACCGTTCGGGCTGAGCCTGTCGAAGGGCTGGGCTTCGACAGGCTCAGCCCGAACGGTGGTTTGCTTAAACGGCCTCTGTTTGTGCTGCTGGACGCGACCTGGCCCGAAGCACGCAAGATGTTTCGCAAGAGCCCGTACCTAGACACGCTGCCGGTGCTGAGCCTGGCCTCGGAGCAGATCTCCCGCTACAAACTGCGCCGCAGCCGCCGCGATGACCACTTTTGCACCAGCGAAGTCGGCGCACTATGCCTGGAGCTGGCGGGTGAAGCCCACGCCGCGCAAACGCTGGAAGCCTACCTGGACGTTTTCACCCACCACTACCTGCAGGCCAAACACCAGCAGCCGCCCGACCGCGCGGGGGCGGCGCACGTGCAACTGCGCGCGCTTGCCTTCCCCTGACTTAGGGCAGAGAATTCGTCCCAAAGGGGAGCAATCCTGAATTCGCTGGCGGGGCCGCGCCGCCCAATGTCCTCATAGAGGGACGTAAGCAGGCCCATAGCCCACGTTGGAAAGCGCATCATGGATAGAAGTAATGCGGCACAGCCGCTGGTAACACCACCGAGCCCGGCAACAGGCGTATCGGGTCGACAAAACCGGTTCGCATTTGTGACCGCCGCCGCGCTGGTCGTCTGGGGCGTGGTGATGACGCCGCTGGCCAATTACCCCTGGCCCCCTGTTCCTGGGTATATGACGGCCTTTGGTGCGGCGATGTTCGTGACCAACATACTGCTGGCGGCGCTGCTGTTCAACCGCGGCGTGGCCGAGCGCAGTGCGGCCACCGTGAAGCTGGGCTCGGCCTACCTGTACGTGGCGGCGATTTTTCTGCCACTGATGGCGGCATTTCCCGGTGCGTTTGTTCCCGGCAACATCATTGGTGAGCCTGTCAGTTCGGTGTGGATCTGGATCTTCTGGCACACCGGGTTTGCATCGCTGATCCTGCGCTACGCCATTGCCATCCACCGCGACGCGGCGGGCCAGCGGCCCAAGCGGCCCTGGCCTGCGCGCGAGTTCGTCGGGGTGCTGGCAGGCGTGGTGGCGCTGGCGTGTCTGGGCACCATCGGCCTGCCCTGGCTGCCCGCGCTGTTCACCAACGGCAAGACCTTTTTTGAAGGGCCGATGCAGCTGATTGCCTGGACGGTGCTGGGCGTCAATGTGGCGGCGCTGTACAGCGTGATGCGTATCCGCAACAAGTCGTCGGAGCAGTTGTGGCTGATGGTGGGCATGATCGCGGCGTGTATGGATGTGTGGCTGACCTTTCATGGCACGAACCGGTTTTCGGTGGGCTGGTACCTGGCCAAGGTGGGCAGCCTGTTCACGTCCATGGTGGTGCTGATGTCGCTGTTTGTGGACCTGACGTCGCTGTACCGCCGCGTGACGCAGGCCAACACCCTGCTGGCGCAGCTGGCCAGCCGCGACGGACTGACCGGGCTGGCCAACCGCCGCACCTTCGACGAAAGGCTGGAGACCGAGTGGCGCCGTGCGCAGCGGCTACAGCAGCCGGTGGCCCTGTTGATGGTGGATGTGGACCACTTCAAGCTGTACAACGATACCTACGGCCATCTGGGCGGCGACGACTGTCTGCGCAAAGTGGCACATGCCATCGCCAGCCAGGTGGCGCGGCCCGGCGATCTGGCCACGCGGTACGGGGGCGAAGAATTTGCCGTGATCCTGCCCAACACCGACACCACGGGCGCCAATAACTTGGCAGCGGGCATACGCGACCGCGTGGCCGCGCTGGGACTGGTGCATACGCGCGCAGGGCTGCAACGGGTGTCGGTCAGCGTGGGGGTGGCGGTGATGTGGCCCACCCAGGCGCTGCTGCCTTCGGCCCTGGTGTCTCTGGCAGATACGGCGCTGTACCAGGCCAAACAACTGGGGCGCGACCGCGTGCACCTGGCAGCCGACCCCGCCACCCGAGCGCCCACGGCGCTGGACGCGGTGCCTGCCATGCTGGCTGCGGGCCAGCCGGGTTGATGCGCGCAAATCACTATCTATTTGATAGCTGCTTGCGCACACCTCATAAGGGCTAGAGCCCTATTTGGCATATAAAACTACATGCGCCCCTGCTGGCGCAGCAGCTGCGCACGCTCGCGGATGCCGGCCTGGCCGCGGTGCAGTGCAGCTTCACTGGTGTGCACCGAGTAGGGCCCCATGAACAGTTCATGCGGGTGCTGCACGCCCGAGCCGAGTACGAAGGCGGTGTCGGTCTGCGCTTCAAACGTGATGGCGCCACCGGCGTCGTCAAACACGGCCAGGTCACCCGTGCGCAGGGTGGCGGGCACGGTCAGCGTGCCTTCGCCCACCGCCGCCCAAGCCACGGTGTGGCCCGCAGGCGGCACAAAGCGCCAGGTCTCACCGGCCTTCAGGTGCACACCCAGGTAGGTCATGTTGGACGGTGCGGGGATAGGGCTGACTTTGCCTTCGTACGCACCCAGCAGCACACGCACGGGACCCACATGCGGCACGCCTTCGGGGCCCAGGTAGATGCTGTGCGCTTCGGCCAATTCGAGTTCGGGCGGCATGGCCACCCAGAGCTGGAAACCCAGCACGCGTTCAGTGTTCTCAGGCGCGCCGGTGTGCCAGACGCCGCCGCCGGCCATCATCCATTCCACGCCGCCATTGGGCAACACGCCGCGCGCGCCGTGTTCGCCGGTGGTGTCTTCGTAGGCGGTCTGGCCGCTCATCAAATAGGTGAGCGTGGCAATGCCCGAGTGCGGGTGCATGCCAAAGCGCGGTGGCTCGCCACCAGCGGCGACTTCAAAGCGGTCGAGGAAGATAAAGGGCTTGAGCACTTCGCCCAGGTCGCCAGGGCTGACCAGGCGCGTGATGGCGCCATGCGTGCTGCCGCGCGTGCGGTGAACGATGGGGCGTTGTTGGACGGTAACTTCGGCGGTGGCGGCTGCAGACATGGTGATCTCCTCAAACGGTGAATCAAGCGATGTCTGTAGGTTAGGGCTTGCCCCATTACTTGTGTAGATGCCACAATTGGCATTCACTATGCCATTTTTGTTAGGTTTCACCGCCGGGCCGCCCCTAGGGGAAACAGCCCCCTTTGGGGGGCAGGGATCACTATGCTGGACCTGAACCAAATGGCGCTGTTTGTGCAGGTGGTGCAAGCGGGGAGTTTTGCCGAAGCATCGCGCCGCCTGGGCATGCCGCCCACCACGCTAAGCCGCCAGGTGGCGCAGCTGGAGGACAGCCTGCAGGCCCGGCTGCTGCAGCGCACTACGCGCAAGCTGACGCTGACCGACGCGGGCCGCACGCTGTTTGACCAGAGCGCGGCGCAGATCGCCACGCTGCAGGACGCGGCCAGCGCGCTGGCCGGCAAAGACCAAACGCCCAAGGGCCATGTGCGGGTGGCGGCACCGTCAGGCTTTTTTGACTACTTTCTGATGGACTGGGTGGCGGAGTTTTTGGCCGCGCACCCGGCAGTGCAACTGGAGTTTGTGCTGAGCGACGGCATGGCGGATGTGATTGGCGAGGGCATTGACGTGGCGTTTCGCGGCAGCGGCGAGCTGCCGGACTCCAGCCTGGTGGCGCGCAAAGTGACCAGCAGTTACCTGGCGCTGGCGGCCAGCCCGGCTTATCTGGCCGCGCGCGGCACGCCGCAGACCATAGCCGACCTGACGACACACGACTGCATTTGCCCCGCCCACACGGGCGGCCACGGCACCTGGAACCTGAATAGCCCTGATGGCCCGGTACAAGTGCCCGTGAAAGGCCGCCTGGGTGCCAGCACCGGCCAGGCACAGCGCCAGGCCGCCGAGTCGGGGCTGGGCATTTGCCTGCTGCCCATCAACGCGCTGCGCGACAGCCTGCGTGATGGCACGCTGGTGGAGGTGTTGCCGGGCGTGGCCAGTGCACCGGCCGGCCTGTTTGTGGTCTACCCCAGCCGCCGCCATGTGCCGCGCGCGGTGACGGCGTTTGTGGAGATGGCGGTACAGCGGTTGATGGCAGTGATTTGACGCTTCTGGGGCAAGGTGCTCTGGACCCTCGCTTGCGTTCGCTAGCCCACTGAGTTTGACATCCGGTACTTGCTACAGTGGACAGGCACCATCAGGAGGCTCCTGTGCTCGACATCTCACGAAGGCAGTTCACCCTCTCGGCTCCGGCCTTGTTGGCCGGTACGCCGCTCATGTCCGCGTGCAGCCCGGACGCCAACGCCACAAGCTACGAAGACCTGGTGGCCGCAACCTGGCGCCCCGCTGCGGTAACGGGTGTCAACGGCGACGCACTCCACCGCGAACTGGTCCGCTACGCGACACTGGCTCCCTCCAGCCATAACACCCAGTGCTGGAAATTCAGGCTTGCCCAGCAGACCATCACGGTGGTGCCTGATGTATCGCGGCGATGCCCGGCGGTTGATCCGGATGACCACCATCTGTGGGTGTCTCTGGGATGCGCCACGGAGAATCTGGCCCAAGCAGCCTTGGCCCACGGACAGCTGGCCGATGCCCGCTATGACACGGCCCAACAGGCCGTGCAGATCACACTGGCACCCACGCGCGCCCAGGCCTCTGCGTTGTTCCAGGCCATTCCATCGCGCCAGTGCACGCGCGGCGACTATGACGGCAAACCCCTGTCGACCACAGACCTGGATTTATTACAGCGTGCCGGCACCGCAAACGGCGTGCGCATGCTGCTGCTGACCGAGCGCCCAGCCATGGAAAACGTGCTCGACTTTGTCGTTCAGGCCAACACAGCACAAATGGCCTCCACGGACTTCATGAAGGAACTCAAGACATGGATTCGTTTCAACGGCACGGAGGCCGTTCGCACGCGGGACGGCTTGTTCAGCCTTACATCCGACAACCCGACCATCCCCACCTGGCTGGGTGAGCTGGCCTTCGGCATGTTTTTCAAACCTCAGGGGGAGAACGACAAGTACACGCGCCAGATTCGCAGCTCCGCCGGCATCGCCGTGTTTGTCAGCGACGTCGCCGACAAGGCACATTGGGTGGAGGTGGGCCGCTGCTACGAACGGTTTGCGCTGCAGGCCACGGCATTGGGCATCCGCAATGCGTTTCTGAACCAGCCTGTGGAAGTGTCATCCGTGCGGCCATCCTTTTCCGCGGCCCTCGGACTCGGTGACCTGCGTCCGGATCTGGTGGTGCGGTTTGGGCGCGGCCCCACCATGCCGTCTTCACTGCGCAGACCGGTTCAAGCCGTGCTGCTGTGAACAGGCCTTAGTTGCGTCGCGGCCCGCATTGGAGTTCGGGACTTTTCACTTCGTTGCACTGGTCAAAGGCTTCGGGTTTGATGCCGCCTTGCGTGGTCTTGAAGGGGCCAAAGCATTCACTGCTTTCATCGTAAATACGCCACCACGTCTGGCAGTCCGTACTGTCTGTGACCAGCTGGGCCGGACGCTTGGTGCGGACTGGCGTCTCTGCACCTGCCGGTGCGGCGGGGCTGGAAGGTGTCTTTGGGGGCATGCCCTGTTCATGGCTGCGTAACAAGGAGCGCTCATCAGCAGCACGCTTTTCAGCGTCCCGTTGCTGTTCCGGCGAAAGTTCGTATTTCTGGGAGTTGGTGCAGCTTGCAGAATTTTGATAACCATCCGGGACTACATCTGACATCTGCGTGCGCCCGTTCGCATCCACCCAGCGACAGATGGACGTGGCACCAAGGGCAGAGGTCAGCAGCATCAGCGTCAGGCCTACCAGCGGGAACGTCTGACGGCCACGCCGCAGGGTCGCGGCATGGCG belongs to Rhodoferax saidenbachensis and includes:
- a CDS encoding diguanylate cyclase, with product MDRSNAAQPLVTPPSPATGVSGRQNRFAFVTAAALVVWGVVMTPLANYPWPPVPGYMTAFGAAMFVTNILLAALLFNRGVAERSAATVKLGSAYLYVAAIFLPLMAAFPGAFVPGNIIGEPVSSVWIWIFWHTGFASLILRYAIAIHRDAAGQRPKRPWPAREFVGVLAGVVALACLGTIGLPWLPALFTNGKTFFEGPMQLIAWTVLGVNVAALYSVMRIRNKSSEQLWLMVGMIAACMDVWLTFHGTNRFSVGWYLAKVGSLFTSMVVLMSLFVDLTSLYRRVTQANTLLAQLASRDGLTGLANRRTFDERLETEWRRAQRLQQPVALLMVDVDHFKLYNDTYGHLGGDDCLRKVAHAIASQVARPGDLATRYGGEEFAVILPNTDTTGANNLAAGIRDRVAALGLVHTRAGLQRVSVSVGVAVMWPTQALLPSALVSLADTALYQAKQLGRDRVHLAADPATRAPTALDAVPAMLAAGQPG
- a CDS encoding Acg family FMN-binding oxidoreductase gives rise to the protein MLDISRRQFTLSAPALLAGTPLMSACSPDANATSYEDLVAATWRPAAVTGVNGDALHRELVRYATLAPSSHNTQCWKFRLAQQTITVVPDVSRRCPAVDPDDHHLWVSLGCATENLAQAALAHGQLADARYDTAQQAVQITLAPTRAQASALFQAIPSRQCTRGDYDGKPLSTTDLDLLQRAGTANGVRMLLLTERPAMENVLDFVVQANTAQMASTDFMKELKTWIRFNGTEAVRTRDGLFSLTSDNPTIPTWLGELAFGMFFKPQGENDKYTRQIRSSAGIAVFVSDVADKAHWVEVGRCYERFALQATALGIRNAFLNQPVEVSSVRPSFSAALGLGDLRPDLVVRFGRGPTMPSSLRRPVQAVLL
- a CDS encoding LysR family transcriptional regulator — protein: MLDLNQMALFVQVVQAGSFAEASRRLGMPPTTLSRQVAQLEDSLQARLLQRTTRKLTLTDAGRTLFDQSAAQIATLQDAASALAGKDQTPKGHVRVAAPSGFFDYFLMDWVAEFLAAHPAVQLEFVLSDGMADVIGEGIDVAFRGSGELPDSSLVARKVTSSYLALAASPAYLAARGTPQTIADLTTHDCICPAHTGGHGTWNLNSPDGPVQVPVKGRLGASTGQAQRQAAESGLGICLLPINALRDSLRDGTLVEVLPGVASAPAGLFVVYPSRRHVPRAVTAFVEMAVQRLMAVI
- a CDS encoding tRNA-uridine aminocarboxypropyltransferase, which translates into the protein MNTQSIPAAHAVSRLRTTRLARSTKPFLARGGSDVPRCAGCRLVVSHCLCAERPVVATNAGMCLIMADIEPLKPSNTGWLIADVVADTFAFGWARTEVDPALLALLADPQWQPYVVFPGEFVAAERVVTQLIEHHTVRAEPVEGLGFDRLSPNGGLLKRPLFVLLDATWPEARKMFRKSPYLDTLPVLSLASEQISRYKLRRSRRDDHFCTSEVGALCLELAGEAHAAQTLEAYLDVFTHHYLQAKHQQPPDRAGAAHVQLRALAFP
- a CDS encoding pirin family protein, with translation MSAAATAEVTVQQRPIVHRTRGSTHGAITRLVSPGDLGEVLKPFIFLDRFEVAAGGEPPRFGMHPHSGIATLTYLMSGQTAYEDTTGEHGARGVLPNGGVEWMMAGGGVWHTGAPENTERVLGFQLWVAMPPELELAEAHSIYLGPEGVPHVGPVRVLLGAYEGKVSPIPAPSNMTYLGVHLKAGETWRFVPPAGHTVAWAAVGEGTLTVPATLRTGDLAVFDDAGGAITFEAQTDTAFVLGSGVQHPHELFMGPYSVHTSEAALHRGQAGIRERAQLLRQQGRM
- the yjjJ gene encoding type II toxin-antitoxin system HipA family toxin YjjJ: MPRPADLAQTILQALLRQGGALSSAELQAQLGVSQPTVSRAMAPLIQSGEVQKVGAARKRRYVLPRTVRDVGRSIPVMRIDAQGQPSPFARLVPLASGAVWVDEEDGLSKRFDGLPWFLDDMRPQGFMGRTFAHSHPDLQLGNDPRYWSDDDVLRALALYGDDLPGNLVVGEPAFARFHTLRERASRAASADDYPALADAAMQGTLGGSSAGGEQPKFCTTTAGRAVLVKFSPAGDAPTDQRTRDLLVCEHLALKTLADAGVSAAKTQIFTGAGRVFLEAERFDRTASGRVGMVSLMVYDAEYVGAMDNWAATANRMQERQLLRPEDARTLRLLEAYGVLIANTDRHYGNISLLLQDDDWVLAPAYDMLPMHYAPVGGELVPRNFAERPLQPTAATLPVWAEALALARSFWAAVAVDVRISAGFRQIAADNLGQIGL